A single Phragmites australis chromosome 4, lpPhrAust1.1, whole genome shotgun sequence DNA region contains:
- the LOC133915178 gene encoding triacylglycerol lipase SDP1-like, whose protein sequence is MDESGEASVGAFRIGPSTLLGRGVALRVLLFSSLWRMRARAYAAISRVRSTTLPVVASWLHLRNTHGVLLMVVLFALFLRKLSGARSRAALARRRWLCEKIMRRAATYEEWARAAKVLDKMSEQVHEADFYDEELIRNRLEELRRRREEGSLQDVVFCMRGDLVRNLGNMCNPELHKGRLEVPKLIKDYIDEVSTQLKMVCESDTDELLLEEKLAFVQETRHAFGRTALLLSGGASLGSFHVGVVKTLVEHTLLPRIIAGSSVGSIICSIVATRTWPEIESFFTDSLQTLQFFGRIGGIFAVMRRVTTYGALHDISQMQRLLRDLTSNLTFQEAYDMTGRVLGITVCSPRKNEPPRCLNYLTSPHIVIWSAVTASCAFPGLFEAQELMAKDRFGSIVPFHAPFSTGPEQGPGASKRRWRDGSLEMDLPMMRLKELFNVNHFIVSQTNPHISPLLRMKELIRAYGGRFAGKLACLAEMEVKYRCNQILEMGLPLGGLAKLFAQDWEGDVTMVMPATVAQYLKIIQNPTYAELQMAANQGRRCTWEKLSAIRANCAIELALDESIAVLNHKRRLKRSIERTAAASQGHANFVRLKTPRRVPSWSCMSRENSSESLSEEISAVATSSTHQGAVLVVGTPNISHHVRHNSHDGSESESETIDLNSWTRSGGPLMRTASADKFINFIRNLEINTEFNRACTAEDETTDILSESTFHNDPRPNNSSGVTTPDRCTEVSETESYNTGNTRASQASEGDFL, encoded by the exons ATGGACGAGTCCGGGGAAGCAAGCGTTGGGGCCTTCAGGATCGGGCCGTCGACGCTGCTCGGCCGCGGGGTCGCGCTCCGCGTGCTCTTGTTCAGCTCGCTGTGGCGTATGCGGGCGCGCGCGTACGCCGCCATCTCGCGCGTGCGCAGCACGACGCTGCCGGTGGTGGCGTCCTGGCTCCACCTCAGGAACACCCATGGTGTCCTCCTGATGGTCGTCCTCTTCGCTCTCTTCCTGAGGAAGCTCTCCGGTGCGCGGTCACGGGCGGCGTTGGCGCGCCGGCGTTGGCTATGCGAGAAGATTATGCGGCGTGCGGCGACGTATGAGGAGTGGGCGCGTGCTGCCAAGGTGCTTGACAAAATGTCTGAGCAGGTCCATGAGGCGGATTTCTACGACGAGGAGCTGATCAGGAACAGACTTGAGGAACTCCGGCGGCGCAGGGAGGAGGGGTCTCTCCAGGATGTGGTGTTCTGTATGCGCGGTGATCTTGTGAGGAACTTGGGGAACATGTGTAATCCTGAGCTTCACAAGGGCAGGCTTGAG GTTCCTAAGCTTATAAAAGATTATATTGATGAGGTTTCTACTCAACTGAAAATGGTGTGTGAATCTGATACCGATGAGTTACTTTTGGAAGAGAAGCTTGCCTTCGTTCAGGAGACCAGGCATGCCTTTGGGAGGACAGCGCTACTATTAAGTGGGGGTGCTTCATTGGGGTCTTTCCATGTAGGTGTAGTGAAAACATTGGTTGAACATACGCTTCTGCCTAGAATAATAGCTGGATCTAGTGTTGGTTCCATTATATGTTCAATCGTTGCTACCCGAACATGGCCAGAGATTGAGAGCTTCTTCACAGACTCATTACAGACCTTGCAGTTCTTTGGTAGGATAGGTGGAATTTTTGCAGTAATGAGGCGGGTCACGACTTATGGTGCACTACATGACATTAGCCAGATGCAAAGGCTTTTGAGGGATCTCACAAGTAACTTAACATTTCAAGAGGCTTACGACATGACTGGCCGTGTTCTTGGGATAACTGTTTGCTCTCCTAGGAAAAATGAGCCACCCCGCTGCCTCAACTATCTGACATCACCACACATTGTTATTTGGAGTGCTGTAACGGCCTCTTGTGCATTTCCTGGGCTCTTTGAAGCTCAGGAATTGATGGCGAAGGATAGATTTGGCAGCATAGTTCCCTTCCACGCACCCTTTTCCACAGGTCCTGAACAAGGTCCTGGAGCATCGAAGCGCCGGTGGAGAGATGGGAGCTTGGAGATGGATTTGCCCATGATGAGACTCAAGGAGTTATTCAATGTAAATCATTTTATTGTGAGCCAAACTAATCCTCACATTTCTCCACTCCTCCGAATGAAAGAGCTCATTAGAGCCTATGGAGGCCGCTTTGCTGGAAAG CTCGCTTGTCTTGCTGAGATGGAGGTTAAGTATCGATGTAACCAAATTCTAGAGATGGGTCTTCCACTGGGAGGACTTGCAAAGTTGTTTGCTCAGGACTGGGAGGGTGATGTCACCATGGTTATGCCGGCAACAGTAGCTCAG TACTTGAAGATTATACAGAATCCGACATATGCGGAACTCCAGATGGCTGCCAACCAAGGCCGCAGGTGCACATGGGAGAAGCTCTCTGCAATCAGAGCAAACTGTGCTATTGAACTTGCATTAGATGAATCCATTGCAGTTTTAAACCACAAACGGAGGCTGAAAAGAAGCATTGAAAGGACAGCGGCGGCTTCCCAGGGACATGCTAACTTTGTTCGACTCAAAACACCAAGGAGGGTACCGTCATGGAGCTGTATGAGTCGAGAGAATTCTTCAGAATCTCTCTCAGAAGAAATTTCTGCAGTTGCTACTTCATCCACGCACCAAGGTGCTGTTCTTGTTGTCGGCACACCAAATATTTCTCACCATGTTCGGCACAATTCACATGATGGAAGTGAGAGCGAATCAGAAACCATTGACCTCAATTCTTGGACCAGGAGTGGTGGGCCTCTAATGAGGACAGCATCAGCTGACAAGTTCATCAATTTCATTCGTAATCTTGAGATTAACACTGAATTCAATAGGGCCTGTACTGCAGAGGATGAGACCACAGACATTTTGTCGGAATCTACCTTTCATAACGATCCACGCCCAAACAATAGTTCTGGAGTTACTACACCAGACAGGTGCACAGAAGTTTCTGAGACCGAATCATACAACACTGGCAACACTAGAGCCAGTCAAGCTTCTGAAGGAGATTTTCTGTAA
- the LOC133915179 gene encoding zerumbone synthase, with product MSAVGSSASSSSAKRLEGKVALVTGGATGIGEAIVRLFREHGAKVCVADIQDEAGQQLINSLGGGDNHQNVMFVHCDVTSEDDVSRAVDAAAERFGALDVMVNNAGITGDKVTDIRNVDFAEVRKVFDINVHGAFLGMKHAARVMIPRKKGSIVSLASVASVIAGMGPHGYTASKHAVAGLTKSVAAELGRHGVRVNCVSPYAVPTALSMPHLPQGARADDALKDFLAFIGGEANLKGVDLMPKDVAEAVLYLASDEARYVSALNLMVDGGFTSVNHNLRPFED from the exons ATGTCGGCGGTGGGCTCTtcggcatcctcctcctccgcgaaGCG GTTGGAAGGGAAGGTCGCCCTCGTCACCGGTGGTGCCACCGGTATCGGTGAAGCCATCGTTCGCCTCTTCAGGGAGCACGGCGCGAAGGTGTGCGTTGCGGACATCCAGGACGAAGCCGGCCAGCAGCTGATCAACTCCCTCGGAGGAGGCGACAACCACCAGAATGTCATGTTCGTCCACTGCGACGTCACGTCCGAGGACGACGTGAGCCGTGCCGTGGACGCAGCGGCGGAGCGGTTCGGCGCGCTCGACGTCATGGTGAACAACGCCGGCATCACGGGCGACAAGGTCACGGACATCCGCAACGTGGACTTCGCCGAGGTGCGGAAGGTGTTCGACATCAACGTGCACGGCGCGTTCCTCGGGATGAAGCACGCGGCGCGCGTCATGATCCCGAGGAAGAAGGGCTCCATCGTGTCGCTGGCGAGCGTGGCCAGCGTCATCGCCGGGATGGGCCCGCACGGGTACACGGCGTCGAAGCACGCCGTGGCCGGGCTCACCAAGAGCGTCGCCGCGGAGCTCGGGCGCCACGGGGTGCGCGTCAACTGCGTGTCCCCCTACGCCGTGCCCACGGCGTTGTCCATGCCGCACCTGCCCCAGGGCGCGCGCGCCGACGACGCGCTCAAGGACTTCCTGGCCTTCATCGGCGGCGAGGCCAACCTCAAGGGCGTCGATCTGATGCCCAAGGATGTCGCCGAGGCCGTGCTATACTTGGCGAGCGACGAGGCGAGGTACGTCAGCGCTCTCAACCTCATGGTGGATGGCGGCTTTACATCTGTGAACCACAACCTGCGGCCGTTTGAGGATTAG